The nucleotide window CCGGCGCATTCGATCAGCAGTACAAACGGCTCGGAGCTACCATCCATGATCGGCACTTCCGGGCCGTCGATCTCGATCAGGGCATTGTCGATGCGGCAGCCGGCAAGCGCCGCCATCAGATGCTCGACCGTGGAGACCGTCACGCCGTCATTGTTCTGCAGCCGGGTGCACATGGTGGCGTCATGCACCATGTCCCAGCGGGCGCGGACCAGCGGGTCCTTGCCGGAGACATCGGTGCGCTTGAAGACAATGCCGTGATCGGCAGCGGCGGGATGCAGCGTCATGATGCAGTCGACGCCGCCATGCAATCCGACACCCCGGCAAGAGATACTCGTCTTCAAGGTCTGTTGCGCAATCACAAGGATGCTCCTGACACCGGCCCTCGGCAGTTCATTCCGAATTTCTCGGAGAATTAGGGTCGGAATATTGGTAAATAAAAAAATAAGCCCCGGAAGATGTATCAATATCTCCCGGAGCTCTCAAATCACTCTTTATGACTGAATGTTACGCCGTAATGCACTGATTTAACGGCGTAAATTCAGGGTTAGTTCGCCTGCCTGCGAAGGAAGGCCGGAATGTCCAGGAGATCGTCATCCTGGCGTGCCGGTGCAACCCGTTCGGACTGGTCCAGAGCCCCGAGACGGGCCTGTTTCGGTTCAGGCGCATTGACGTCCACGAAACGCTGCGGATTGGCTTCCGGGGCCGGTTCGGACGACTTCTTGCCGACCATTCCGGTCATCCGGGTAAACAGGCTCTGCGGCTTGTCTGCGCCAGTGTCTTCGCGACGGCCGGCATTCGCCATAGCCGCAGCCTGGAAAGGGTCCGGCTCATGGCTCCCCTTGGCTGCCGGAACCGCTGGCGGCGGTGCGATGAAGGTGTCGTCGGCCTTCGGCTCCGCGGCAACCGGTGCCGGTGCTTCCGCTTCGGCCCGTGCCGTGTCGGCCTGGGTCTGAGCGGTCAGCGCCGCGTCGTCGAGGTCAGTTTCACCGATCACCAGAGTGTTTCCCGCGACATGAACCGTATCGCTGGATGCCGAGATGGCCGGGATGTCCCCGACAGGGGCACTCGGGGCATTAGCGGCAGCGGCAGCTGTGCTTTCGGCAGCCGACTTAACCGGAGCGGCTTTTGCCTTGGTCGGAACCACGGTCAGCGGCGGGCGTTTCTGCGCCATGCCCTCGGCGGCGATGCCGGTGGCGACGACGGAGACCCGCATGGTGCCTTCCATCTTCTCGTCGAAGGTCGAGCCGAAGATGATGTTGGCTTCCGGATCGACTTCCTCGCGGATGCGGTTGGCGGCCTCGTCGACCTCGAACAGGGTCATGTCCATGCCGCCGGTGATGTTGATCAGCACGCCGCGGGCACCCTTCATCGTGGTGTCCTCAAGCAGCGGATTGTTGATCGCGGCCTCGGCGGCGTCGATGGCGCGCTTCTCGCCACTGGCCTCGCCGGTGCCCATCATCGCCTTGCCCATTTCGCTCATCACCGTACGGATGTCGGCAAAGTCGAGGTTGATCAGGCCTGGCATGATCATCAGGTCGGTAACGCCGCGCACACCGGAATGCAGCACGTCGTCTGCCATGTTGAAGGCGTCGGCGAAGGTGGTCTTCTCGTTCGCCACCCGGAACAGGTTCTGGTTCGGGATGATGATCAGGGTGTCGACATATTGTGTCAGCTCCTCAATCGCCTGATCCGCGATCCGCATCCGGTGCTGGCCTTCGAAGTGGAACGGCTTGGTCACCACGCCGACAGTCAGGATACCGTTTTCGCGAGCGGTCTGTGCGATCACCGGAGCAGCGCCGGAACCGGTGCCGCCGCCCATGCCTGCCGTGATGAACACCATGTTGCTTTCGCGCAGGTTGTCCATGATGTCTTCGATCGCCTCTTCGGCGGCCGCCCGGCCAACTTCCGGCCGGGAGCCGGCACCGAGACCCTGGGTCACGCCGGTGCCGAGCTGGATTGTGCGATCCGCCAGCGACTGTTTCAGCGCTTGGGCGTCGGTGTTGGTGACGATGAATTCGACACCCTCAAGGTTGGAGCGGATCATGTTGTTGACGGCATTGCCGCCTGCACCGCCGATGCCGACGACGCTAATCCGCGGCTTCAGTTCGTTATCATCGTTCGGGACTGAGATATTGATGGTCATGGGGGCCTCCTGATCTCGCGTTAGAGGGTTGTCTGGGGGATACGTGCCTGGAGGAGCACGCTGGATTTCGGCCTTCTGGCCTGATTTTCTTGGTCGGTGGTCTGCTTGTGGTCACGGCGCGGCCGTTCGGCCGGGCGTGTCGGGCACGGGCCGGAGCTTGCGTTGGGTGTGAACCGGAGTTGCTGCATTAGAAGTTCTCCCTCAGCCAGGAGTGGACACGGCCGAACAGGCCGCCTCCGGTCTCCTTGTTGGCGACGTGCCCTTGGCGGGACGCGTCAAGTGCCGGGTCGGCGGCATAGGCAAGCAGTCCGGCGCTGGTAGCGAAGGCCGGACCGCTGGCAACATCCGCCAGCCCGTTCACCCGGATCGGCCGGCCCAGTCGGACCTGCTTGTCCAGGATTTCCTGTGCCAGATCCCGGATACCCGGCATCTGGCTCGCGCCGCCCGTGATGACCACGCGGCGGCCGGCGACCTTGTCGAAACCGCTGGCTTCCAGCCGGTTGCGGACAAGCTCGAAGGTTTCCTCAAGACGCGGATGGATGATCCGGATCAGGAGGGATTTCGGAACGTGATTGGGATGGTTCTCGTCCTGCTCGCCGACCAGCGGCACGTCGATCACTTCGCGCTCGTCGAGGCTGGAGGGGATGGCGCTGCCATAGAGCGTTTTCAGGCGCTCGGCTTCATGCACCGGCGTGGCAAGGCCGCGGGCGATGTCGCTGGTGATATGGGCGCCGCCGACGGGCACGCAGTCGGTATAGATTACGCTACCGTCGAAGAAGACGGCCATGGTGGTGGTGCCGCCGCCCATATCGATGACGGTGACGCCGAGATCCCGCTCGTCCTCGACCAGACAGGAGAGCCCGGCTGCGTAAGGAGAGACCACGAAGGCCTCGATGCCCAGATGGCAGCGTTCGACCACGCTGGCGATGTTCCGCACGGCGCTGGAGGCGGCGGTCACCAGATGCATGTTGGCGCCGAGCCGGTCGCCGCACATACCGCGCGGATCGCGGATACCACGGCTGCCATCAATGGAATAACCAACCGGAATGGAGTGGATAAGCTGACGGTCCGCCTCGACTTCGACTTTCTGCCACTGGCTGAGGATGCGGCGCATATCCGTGTCGCCGACTTCCTGTCCGCCGATGGAGACCTCGACGCCGACTGTCTGCGAGTGAGGATATCCGCCGGACAGATTGACGAAGACGCGCTGGATGGTCTCGTCAGCCATCTTTTCCGCGGCATGGACGGCAGCGCGGACGCATTCCTCGGCCTCGGCCATGTCGACGATCATGCCGCTGCGAATGCCGCGGGCGACCTGGTGGCCGATACCGGTGACGCGGATGCCAGGCAGGCTCGGTGCCTGCTCGCCATGTTGCTCGGCTCGCGCGCCGTTCTCACCGACCCGCGCAATCAGGCAGCATATCTTCGTCGATCCGATGTCGAGGATCGCGACGGTGCCGGTCCGGGGCTTGGCGAGGCTCTTGCGCATCAGGTGTCTTTCCCCGGATTGCGGAGGCGGCTGGAAACAGTCGGGGCAACCCGGACGACGAGCTGGTTCGGCAGGCGCAGGTCGATGGCGATGACGTCCCGGTTAAGCACTCCATGGTCGCGCTGCAGCCTGGCGAGATGAGACCAGGCCTTGTCCGGCGCATGCTCCGGAAGCTCGATATCGACGCCGGTATCCAGCCGCACATTCCAGCGCCGCTCGCCGATCCAGGTAACGGCGCGGACACGCAGCTTCAGGTCCGGCTCGCCGGACAGCAGGTTGAGGAATTCATGGGCGCGGGCCGGTGCGTCGGCACCGACCACGATCGGCAGGTCGGCGAAGCGGCGCGGGTTCTGGCCCGGGACCTCGACGCCGCGATCGTCGATCAGGGACAGGTCTCCGTCGCGCTGCCACAGGGCGAGCGGGGTGCGTTCCTCAAGTTTGACGAACAGGGTATCGGGCAGGCGTCTTTCGACCGCTGCGGTACGCACCCAGGGCAGGGCATCGATACGGGATTTCAGTGCCTCCAGATCGATGCCGAGGATCGGCTCGCCGCGATCGGTCGCGATCGCGGCAACCAAGGCGCTGCGTTCGGTCCGGTAACGGCCTTCGACCAGAATGTCGGAAACCACGAGGCCGAGCTCGTTCGAGATGTCCGTGCCGACCATGTCGATCATTCGGGCCGCTTCGTCCGCGGCGCCGGTACGGGCCGCGTGCCAGCCGCTGGCTGCAACGATGGCGGTCAGCGTCGCGAACCCGGTGCCGATCAGTACCTGACGCATGCGCCGGGCCGACATCCGCGGACGCCGGGTCTGGCGCCGCCGGGTGGCGGTGGATTTCTTGCCGGTCTTGCTCTTGTCGGCGCTCAGTAGTCGCATCGCGCGTCCTCCACCAGCTTGGCGCAGAGCGCGGGGAAATTCATGCCGTGGAAGCTGGCCTGTTCCGGGACGAGCGAGGTCGGCGTCATGCCCGGCTGGGTGTTGATTTCCAGCAGATAAAGGTCATCGGGTCCGACATCGTCGCCGGTGTCGTCAAAGCGGAAATCGGCCCGGCTCACGCCCCGGCATCCAAGGGTGGCGTGGGCCTGTTCGGCCATCTGCAGGACGCGGCTTGTTACGGCCTCCGGCAGAGCGGCCGGCAGGATATGGATTGAGCCGCCATCGGCGTATTTGGCGTCGTAATCGTAGAAGCCGCGCTCCGAGGTGATCTCGGTCACGGCGAGGGCGGCGCCATCAAGCACGGCAACAGTCAGCTCGCGCCCGGCGATGAATTTCTCCTCAAGCACGATATCGCCGAACGGCCAGTCTTCCGCCGTCGGACGGTAATTGTCGCCCGGACGGACGATATGCACACCGAGGCTGGAGCCCTGATCGATCGGCTTCAGGACGTAAGGCCGCTTCATGGCCTCGCTTTCCAGCGCCTCGGCGCGGGAGCGAACGACGCCGGGCGGGCATTTCAGCCCGGCCCGCATGAAGAGATCCTTGGCGCGCGGCTTGTCCATGGCGATGGCGGAAGCCTCGACGCCGGAATGGGTATAGGGAATGTCGAGGATGTTCAGCAGACCTTGGATGTTGCCGTCCTCGCCGATCCGTCCGTGCAGCGCGTTGAAGCAGACGTCCGGCTTCAGCTCGGCAAGACGGAACGGGATGCTGCGATCGACATCGACTTCGGTCACCCGGTAGCCGGCCTCGCGCAGCGCCTTGGCGCATTCGTGGCCGCTGGAGAGGGAAACCTCGCGTTCACCGGACCATCCGCCCATCAGAACGGCGACATGCTTGCTCATGAGCGGTCTCCCCTGTTCGTGTTGCTGGCAACACCGCCGACGCCGATACGGCGGATTTCCCAGCGCAACTCGATGCCGGTGGTCTGCTTCACCCGGCGCCGGACTTCCTCGCCGAGCACTTCGATATCGGCGGCCGTCGCTGTGCCGGTGTTGATCAGGAAATTGCAGTGCTTTTCGGAAACCATGGCGCCGCCGATCTGGAGGCCCCGGCATCCGGCGGCGTCGATCAGTTGCCAGGATTTGTGGCCTTCCGGATTGGCGAAGGTGCTGCCGCCGGTGCGCTCGCGGATCGGCTGGCTGGCCTCGCGGGAGCGTTTGATTTCATCCATTGCGGCTTTGATCTCATCTCTGTCTCCGACCGGCGCCTGGAAGGTGGCGGCGGTGAAGATCCAGTCCGACGGTGCGTCCGAATGGCGATAGGACATGCCGAGCGTGCCTGCCGGAACCCGGCGCAGGATGCCGTCGCCGGTCACCAACTCGGCAGAGAACAGAACATCCTTGAATTCGCTGCCATAGGCGCCCGCATTCATCCGCAGGCCGCCCCCGATGGAGCCGGGAATACCGGACATGAAGGCGAGGCCGGTGCGACCCTCGGCGAGGGCGGCTTTGGCGAGATTTAGGTCGAGCACGGCGGCGCCCACGGTCACCATGTCGGCGCTGAAGTCGATCTGGTTGAAGCCTTTACCGAGCCGGATAACCACGCCAGGAATGCCGCCGTCGCGGATCAGAAGATTGGACGTAACGCCGATCACCGTGACCGGGACGTTCGCGGGCTTCTCGCGCAGGAAAGCGGCCAGATCCTCAGAGTCTGCGGGGCGGAACACCACCTCGGCAGGACCGCCGACGCGGAACCATGTCTGTCCGGACAGATCGACATTCTCCTGATAGCGGCCACGCACTTCCGGCAGGCGCTCGATCAGGGATGTGTGCGTATCTGAGCGAAGGGCGGCCATGATCATTGCCCGTCCTTCCCGGCAGCGTCGGTGCTGCCGCCGATGACGTGTTCGAGCTGGCCAGGCAGCGCCTGTGCCCAGTTGGTGATGTTTCCGGCGCCGAGGCAAACCACCAGATCGCCGGGCTCGGCCAGTTCGGCGATCCGTCCGGCGAGCTCCTCAGGGGCTTGCAGCGGGTAGACATGCCGGTGACCGCGGGCGCGCAGTCCGGCGACCAGGCTGTCCCGGTCGGCGCCTTCAATAGGCTCTTCGCCGGCGGCATAGACGTCCGCGACGATCACACCGTCCGCGTCGTTGAAGCAGGCGCAGAAATCCTCGAACAGATCTTTGAGACGGGAATAGCGGTGTGGCTGTACCACGGCATAGACCCGGCCATCCGGGCAGGCGGAGCGGGCGGCGGAGAGCACGGCGCTGATCTCGACCGGGTGGTGGCCGTAATCGTCGATCACGGTGATGCCGCCGGCCTCGCCGGTCTTGGTGAAGCGCCGCTTGACGCCGCTGAACCCGGCGAGCGATGTGCGGATCTGCTCGTCGCTCATGTCCATCTCAAGGGCGATGGAAATAGCGGCGAGCGCGTTGGAAACGTTGTGCTGGCCGTACATCGGCAGGGCGATGCCTTCGAGCACCCGCTCGCTGTCATGCGCACGGTCGGCGATGATGACGTCGAATTTCGCGCCGGAGCTCGTGATCTCCAGATTGCTGGCGCGGATATCGGCCTGCGGCGAGAAACCGTAGGTGATGATGCGGCGGTCGGAGACCCGCGGGATCAGCTTCTGCACCGTCGGGTGGTCGATGCACATGGTGGCGAAGCCGTAGAACGGAATATTCGCGACGAAGGCCCGGAAGGCTTCCTGCAGCTTGTCGAAATCGCCATGGAAATCGAGATGCTCGGGATCGATGTTGGTGACCACGGCAATGGTCGCCGGCAGCCGGTTGAAGCTGCCGTCGCTTTCGTCAGCCTCGACCACCATCCAGTCGCCGGAACCGAGCCGGGCGTTGGTGCCATAGGCATTGATGATGCCGCCATTGATCACGGTCGGGTCCATCCCGGCGCCATCCAGCATGGCGGCGACCAGGGAGGTGGTCGTGGTCTTGCCGTGGGTGCCGGCGCAGGCGATGGACCATTTCAGCCGCATCAGCTCGCCCAGCATCTCGGAGCGGTGGACGACCGGCAGCATGCGCTCGCGCGCGGCCAACAGCTCCGGATTGTCCGGCTTGATGGCGGTGGAGATTACGAGGATGGAGGCGTCGTCGATATTGGAGGCCTGCTGGCCGACGTACACGGTGATGCCGAGCTTCTTCAGGCGGCTGACATTCGGGTTCTCGGACAGGTCGCTGCCCTGCACCGAATAGCCGAGATTGTGCAGCACCTCGGCGATCCCGGACATGCCGATGCCGCCGATACCGGTGAAGTGGATGGTGCCAATGTTGAGCGGCATCTCTCTCATGCGGCACTTCCTTGCTGGACAGAGGCGGTCGCGGCGGAGAGCGCCGGCGCGGTGGCGATGACGAGGTCGGCGAGCTGGTTGGCGGCGTCGGGCGTGCCGGCAGCACGTGCGGCGTCCGCGGCGCGGTGCAACCGGTCGGGTGCTTTCAGCAGGCCGAGCAGGGAGCCCGCCAGTTTCTCGGCGATGAACTCATCGGGCTCCGGCATCATCCAAGCCGCACCCGTCGCCTGACAGGCAAGGGCATTGGCGGTCTGATGGTCGTCGGAGGCACTCGGATAGGGCACCAGGATCGCCGGGCGGCCGATGGCGTTCAGCTCGGCGATGGTCGAGGCGCCGGAGCGGGCAATCACCAGATCAGCCGAGGCCATGCGGTCCGGCAGGTCGTCGAAGAACGGGCGCACATCGGCGGCGACGCCGAGGGTGCTGTAACGCGCCTTGACCCGGTCGACATCCTCGGCCCGGCTCTGCTGGGTGATGCGCAGGCGCGGCAGCATGTCCGCCGGCAGGCCGGCAATGGCTTCCGGCACAACAGTAGAGAACACGGTCGCACCCTGGCTGCCGCCGAATACCAGAAGGTGCATCCGGCCGTCGCCCGTATCCGCCTTCTCCCCACGCAGAGCGAGGACGGCGGGCCGGACGGGGTTGCCGGTGAAATGACATTTCGCCGCTTCGCTTTCAGAGAGATTGGTCATCTCGCGGAAGGAGGTGGCGATCTTTTGGGCATGCGGGGCGAGGAACCGGTTGGCCCGGCCAAGCACCGCATTCTGTTCATGCAGCACCACGGGGAGGCCGAGGAAGGAGGCGGCCCGTACCGTCGGGACCGAAGGATAGCCGCCGAAGCCGACCGCGATGACCGCATCCAGGCTCTTCAGATGCATGGCCGATTGCACGGCGCCGAAACCGAGCTCCAGGATCGCTTTCGCCTTGCCGGCCATGCCGCCCTTGCTCGGGCTTGCGGCACGGATGCGGCGCACGGCAATGTCCGGGTTCTTGCCTTCATAGCGGCCGCCCCGGTCATCGGTCACAAGAGCGACGGAGACGCCCCGGCGCAGCAATGCTTCGCCGAGGGAGAGGGCGGGGAAAATGTGTCCGCCGGTGCCGCCGGCGGCGAGGATGACGGTCTTGCCGGTCATAATGCCTCCATCCGGCCCGCGCGGCTGCGGGTCAAGGCGAGCACCAGGCCCATGCCGAGCGCCAGCGCCAGCAGGGAGGAGCCGCCATAGCTGATGAAGGGCAGGGTCATGCCCTTGGCGGGCATGAGCTGCAGGGCGGAGGCCATGTGGATCAGCGCCTGCAGGCCGAACTGGGCGAGCAGGCCGGCGCCGGCCAGCAGCACGAACAGGCTCTGCTCGGCGAACAGCCGGGCGAAACCGCGCAGCACCACGAAGGCGAACAGGGAGATCAGCAGGATGCACACGATGGCGCCGAACTCCTCTCCGGTGACGGAGAAGACGAAATCGGCGTGGGCGTCCGGCAGATAGGCTTTCACCTGACCTTCGCCGGGGCCGGTACCGAGCAAACCACCATTACGGAAAGCCTCCAGCGAGCGTTCGACCTGATAGCTGTCACCGGCGGCGGGATCGAGGAAGCGGTTGATCCGGTCGTTGACGTGCGGGAACAGGAAGTAGGCCGCAACCAGCCCGCCGACACCGCACAGCATGGCGCCGCCGACCAGCATCATCGGCAGGCCGGCCAGGAAGAACTGGCCGAACCAGACGAGAGAGATCACCACGGTCTGGCCGAGATCGGGCTGCATCAGCAACAGGGAGACGACGACACCGTACAGGGCGATAGCGATCCACTGGCCTGGAAATCCGTTATCCTTACGCCATTCGGAGAACATCCAGGCGGCCACGACGGCGAAGCAGGGTTTCAGGAACTCGGAGGTCTGCAGCGAGAAGCCGCCGATCGATAGCCAGCGCCGGGCGCCCTTGATCTCGGCTCCGAACATCAGGGTCAGGACGAGCAGGCCAAGGCAGCCGATAAAGCCGACGACCGCAATCCGGCGGACCTGCAGCGGCGTCATCAGCGAGCAGACGAACAGGATGCCTGCGGCAACCGGCAGCAGCATCAGCTGGCGGCGCACGAAATGGTAGCTGTCGAGCCCGATGCGTTCCGCCACGGACGGGCTGGCGGCGAAGATCATCAGGGCGCCGAACAGAATGATCAGCAGCAGGGCGCCGGAGGTCCAGCGGTCCACGGTCCACCACCAGCGGCCGAGGATGCTCGTATCGGTGCGGGCGATCGAGTTCATGGCCGCGCCTCCCCGCAAGATGCGCCGGAGGTCAGCCGCAGCACCTGCTCGCGGAAGCGGTCACCGCGTTGTTCGAAATTATCGAACTGGTCCCAGGAAGCGGCTGCGGGGGAGAGTAGCAGGGTCGCGCCGTCCAGATGCTCCTGTTTCGCCATCGCATGCGCGGCCGAGACGGCCTTGTCGAGGGTGCCGCAGGATGTATGCGGGACAGCGTCGCCCAGGGTCTCGCCGAAGTTGGCTGCGGACTCGCCGATTAGGAAGGCGTGGCGGATACGCGGGAAATAGGGTTTCAGCGGCGCGATGCCGCCTTCTTTGGCCCGGCCACCGGCGATCCAGTAAAGCGGCTGGTAGCAGCCAAGCGCACGTTCCGTCGCGTCGGCGTTGGTCGCCTTGCTGTCGTTCACATAGCGGACACCGCCGCATTCGGCGACCAGCTCCTGGCGATGGGCCAGACCGGGGAAGCTGTCGATCGCCTTGGAGATCACGTCTTCGGCGATCCCGGCAGCGCGGGCAGCGGCAAAGGCAGCGGCAGCGTTCTGGTGGTTGTGAGCCCCGGGAAGGGTGCGCGCGGCGGCCAGATCGTGCAGCGTATTGTTGCCTTCGATGAGCCGGGTGTCGGACGAGCGGATATCGGCCGCTGCATTGTCGCTGCCGGAAACTCTGATGACCTGGGCCAGCCTGTCCGCAGTAGCGGCGGCATCGGTATCGTCGATACCGACAATTGCCGTCGCGCCCGCAGCCTGATTGGCGAAGATCCGCTTCTTAGCGGCGATATAACCCGCCAGCCCGCCATGCCGTTCCAGATGGTCCGGCGAGATGTTCAGCAGGATGGCGATATCCGGTGCCAGCGACGGCGTCAGCTCAAGCTGGTAGGAGCTGAGCTCCAGAATATAGGTGCCGTTCGCATCAAGCGGCGCGAAGGACAGAACCGGCGTGCCGAGATTGCCGCCGACTTCCGCCCGCTTGTCTGCGGTCTCGAAGATATGGCCGATCAGCGCCGTGGTTGTGGATTTGCCGTTCGTGCCGGTGATGGCGATGACTTTGGCGTCCGGGCACTCCGCCAGCAGCAGCTCGACATCGCCGATGATGGCGACGCCTGCGGCTTTGGCATGCGCGGCGGCCGGATGAGGCGCCGGGTGGGTGTGCGGGATACCGGGGCTGAGCACGAGGGCGTCGATGCTTTTCCAGTCCGCCTGTTCCGGGTTTTCGATCCGGGCGCCGAGACGTGCGGCATCGGCGCGCCGGTCTTCCCGGTCGTCCCAGGCAATGACAATCGCGCCGCCGGCGACCAGCGCCTCAACCGTTGCCAGCCCGCTGAGGCCGAGCCCCATGACGAACAGACGTTTTCCGGATTTGCTGCGGCAGACGATCATCGCTCTACCTCAGCTTCAGGGTGGAGAGGCCGATCAGCGCCAGAATGACGGCGATGATCCAGAACCGGATGACGATGGTCGGCTCCGCCCACCCCTTCTTCTCGAAGTGATGGTGCAGCGGGGCCATGCGGAAAACGCGCTTGCCGGTCAGCTTGAAGGAGGCGACCTGGACAATCACGGAAGCGGTTTC belongs to Nisaea sp. and includes:
- the murB gene encoding UDP-N-acetylmuramate dehydrogenase; this translates as MAALRSDTHTSLIERLPEVRGRYQENVDLSGQTWFRVGGPAEVVFRPADSEDLAAFLREKPANVPVTVIGVTSNLLIRDGGIPGVVIRLGKGFNQIDFSADMVTVGAAVLDLNLAKAALAEGRTGLAFMSGIPGSIGGGLRMNAGAYGSEFKDVLFSAELVTGDGILRRVPAGTLGMSYRHSDAPSDWIFTAATFQAPVGDRDEIKAAMDEIKRSREASQPIRERTGGSTFANPEGHKSWQLIDAAGCRGLQIGGAMVSEKHCNFLINTGTATAADIEVLGEEVRRRVKQTTGIELRWEIRRIGVGGVASNTNRGDRS
- the murD gene encoding UDP-N-acetylmuramoyl-L-alanine--D-glutamate ligase codes for the protein MIVCRSKSGKRLFVMGLGLSGLATVEALVAGGAIVIAWDDREDRRADAARLGARIENPEQADWKSIDALVLSPGIPHTHPAPHPAAAHAKAAGVAIIGDVELLLAECPDAKVIAITGTNGKSTTTALIGHIFETADKRAEVGGNLGTPVLSFAPLDANGTYILELSSYQLELTPSLAPDIAILLNISPDHLERHGGLAGYIAAKKRIFANQAAGATAIVGIDDTDAAATADRLAQVIRVSGSDNAAADIRSSDTRLIEGNNTLHDLAAARTLPGAHNHQNAAAAFAAARAAGIAEDVISKAIDSFPGLAHRQELVAECGGVRYVNDSKATNADATERALGCYQPLYWIAGGRAKEGGIAPLKPYFPRIRHAFLIGESAANFGETLGDAVPHTSCGTLDKAVSAAHAMAKQEHLDGATLLLSPAAASWDQFDNFEQRGDRFREQVLRLTSGASCGEARP
- the murC gene encoding UDP-N-acetylmuramate--L-alanine ligase; this encodes MREMPLNIGTIHFTGIGGIGMSGIAEVLHNLGYSVQGSDLSENPNVSRLKKLGITVYVGQQASNIDDASILVISTAIKPDNPELLAARERMLPVVHRSEMLGELMRLKWSIACAGTHGKTTTTSLVAAMLDGAGMDPTVINGGIINAYGTNARLGSGDWMVVEADESDGSFNRLPATIAVVTNIDPEHLDFHGDFDKLQEAFRAFVANIPFYGFATMCIDHPTVQKLIPRVSDRRIITYGFSPQADIRASNLEITSSGAKFDVIIADRAHDSERVLEGIALPMYGQHNVSNALAAISIALEMDMSDEQIRTSLAGFSGVKRRFTKTGEAGGITVIDDYGHHPVEISAVLSAARSACPDGRVYAVVQPHRYSRLKDLFEDFCACFNDADGVIVADVYAAGEEPIEGADRDSLVAGLRARGHRHVYPLQAPEELAGRIAELAEPGDLVVCLGAGNITNWAQALPGQLEHVIGGSTDAAGKDGQ
- the murG gene encoding undecaprenyldiphospho-muramoylpentapeptide beta-N-acetylglucosaminyltransferase, translating into MTGKTVILAAGGTGGHIFPALSLGEALLRRGVSVALVTDDRGGRYEGKNPDIAVRRIRAASPSKGGMAGKAKAILELGFGAVQSAMHLKSLDAVIAVGFGGYPSVPTVRAASFLGLPVVLHEQNAVLGRANRFLAPHAQKIATSFREMTNLSESEAAKCHFTGNPVRPAVLALRGEKADTGDGRMHLLVFGGSQGATVFSTVVPEAIAGLPADMLPRLRITQQSRAEDVDRVKARYSTLGVAADVRPFFDDLPDRMASADLVIARSGASTIAELNAIGRPAILVPYPSASDDHQTANALACQATGAAWMMPEPDEFIAEKLAGSLLGLLKAPDRLHRAADAARAAGTPDAANQLADLVIATAPALSAATASVQQGSAA
- a CDS encoding D-alanine--D-alanine ligase; translated protein: MSKHVAVLMGGWSGEREVSLSSGHECAKALREAGYRVTEVDVDRSIPFRLAELKPDVCFNALHGRIGEDGNIQGLLNILDIPYTHSGVEASAIAMDKPRAKDLFMRAGLKCPPGVVRSRAEALESEAMKRPYVLKPIDQGSSLGVHIVRPGDNYRPTAEDWPFGDIVLEEKFIAGRELTVAVLDGAALAVTEITSERGFYDYDAKYADGGSIHILPAALPEAVTSRVLQMAEQAHATLGCRGVSRADFRFDDTGDDVGPDDLYLLEINTQPGMTPTSLVPEQASFHGMNFPALCAKLVEDARCDY
- the ftsZ gene encoding cell division protein FtsZ, encoding MTINISVPNDDNELKPRISVVGIGGAGGNAVNNMIRSNLEGVEFIVTNTDAQALKQSLADRTIQLGTGVTQGLGAGSRPEVGRAAAEEAIEDIMDNLRESNMVFITAGMGGGTGSGAAPVIAQTARENGILTVGVVTKPFHFEGQHRMRIADQAIEELTQYVDTLIIIPNQNLFRVANEKTTFADAFNMADDVLHSGVRGVTDLMIMPGLINLDFADIRTVMSEMGKAMMGTGEASGEKRAIDAAEAAINNPLLEDTTMKGARGVLINITGGMDMTLFEVDEAANRIREEVDPEANIIFGSTFDEKMEGTMRVSVVATGIAAEGMAQKRPPLTVVPTKAKAAPVKSAAESTAAAAANAPSAPVGDIPAISASSDTVHVAGNTLVIGETDLDDAALTAQTQADTARAEAEAPAPVAAEPKADDTFIAPPPAVPAAKGSHEPDPFQAAAMANAGRREDTGADKPQSLFTRMTGMVGKKSSEPAPEANPQRFVDVNAPEPKQARLGALDQSERVAPARQDDDLLDIPAFLRRQAN
- a CDS encoding putative peptidoglycan glycosyltransferase FtsW, which codes for MNSIARTDTSILGRWWWTVDRWTSGALLLIILFGALMIFAASPSVAERIGLDSYHFVRRQLMLLPVAAGILFVCSLMTPLQVRRIAVVGFIGCLGLLVLTLMFGAEIKGARRWLSIGGFSLQTSEFLKPCFAVVAAWMFSEWRKDNGFPGQWIAIALYGVVVSLLLMQPDLGQTVVISLVWFGQFFLAGLPMMLVGGAMLCGVGGLVAAYFLFPHVNDRINRFLDPAAGDSYQVERSLEAFRNGGLLGTGPGEGQVKAYLPDAHADFVFSVTGEEFGAIVCILLISLFAFVVLRGFARLFAEQSLFVLLAGAGLLAQFGLQALIHMASALQLMPAKGMTLPFISYGGSSLLALALGMGLVLALTRSRAGRMEAL
- a CDS encoding cell division protein FtsQ/DivIB, which produces MRLLSADKSKTGKKSTATRRRQTRRPRMSARRMRQVLIGTGFATLTAIVAASGWHAARTGAADEAARMIDMVGTDISNELGLVVSDILVEGRYRTERSALVAAIATDRGEPILGIDLEALKSRIDALPWVRTAAVERRLPDTLFVKLEERTPLALWQRDGDLSLIDDRGVEVPGQNPRRFADLPIVVGADAPARAHEFLNLLSGEPDLKLRVRAVTWIGERRWNVRLDTGVDIELPEHAPDKAWSHLARLQRDHGVLNRDVIAIDLRLPNQLVVRVAPTVSSRLRNPGKDT
- the ftsA gene encoding cell division protein FtsA → MRKSLAKPRTGTVAILDIGSTKICCLIARVGENGARAEQHGEQAPSLPGIRVTGIGHQVARGIRSGMIVDMAEAEECVRAAVHAAEKMADETIQRVFVNLSGGYPHSQTVGVEVSIGGQEVGDTDMRRILSQWQKVEVEADRQLIHSIPVGYSIDGSRGIRDPRGMCGDRLGANMHLVTAASSAVRNIASVVERCHLGIEAFVVSPYAAGLSCLVEDERDLGVTVIDMGGGTTTMAVFFDGSVIYTDCVPVGGAHITSDIARGLATPVHEAERLKTLYGSAIPSSLDEREVIDVPLVGEQDENHPNHVPKSLLIRIIHPRLEETFELVRNRLEASGFDKVAGRRVVITGGASQMPGIRDLAQEILDKQVRLGRPIRVNGLADVASGPAFATSAGLLAYAADPALDASRQGHVANKETGGGLFGRVHSWLRENF